In Camarhynchus parvulus chromosome 21, STF_HiC, whole genome shotgun sequence, a genomic segment contains:
- the MEGF6 gene encoding multiple epidermal growth factor-like domains protein 6 isoform X3 yields MGRPWALLWCLGCLGGIPGSSGEHYRYLWRSCYPCYLGRAGYPNLRPDVDECQVHNGGCQHRCVNTLGSFYCECQPGFRLHTDGRTCLALNSCALNNGGCEHDCVQVTLAQHRCQCRHNYQLHQDGKRCILRNPCSDRNGGCMQRCLSHRGRARCECHPGYLLAPDGKACEDVNECLTGLAMCAHQCLNTRGSFKCTCNPGYELGADGKRCYRIEMEIVNSCETNNGGCSHVCHHTSSGPVCTCNFGFRLEEDQKSCTDINECDTGSHCCQQDCYNYPGGYECSCHAGYRLSTDGCGCDDVDECSANNGGCEHTCQNLPGSFQCGCDIGHKLDEDRRSCISLEDTVEALDGRRPVIRPIPHVAILRDELTQLFSHDYEEEEEELEARGEHTLSEKFVCLEHTFGPDCSLTCDDCQNGATCSAEGSGCLCAAGWTGVLCNQTCPAGTFGSNCSQSCRCQNGGTCDPASGACRCPPGVAGELCQDGCPKGFYGKHCRKKCNCANRGHCHRIYGACLCDPGLYGRFCHLACPKWVFGAGCSEECQCLQRNSRDCDARDGSCRCKPGYRGQRCQHSCDPGYYGDGCKKKCSCSAGVPCDPVTGECHKECPPGYHGEHCDQECPEGTFGPGCQHSCACGEASCDRSTGQCHCPPGWTGHDCAQACPEGLWGPGCQEICPDCANNASCDRATGACVCPPGYTGQRCQDVCPPGWFGPACQLSCSCGNEGHCHPVTGTCSCPPGWTGHHCQRACDLGRWGPDCAHACNCSNSDGSCSAESGQCLCEAGYTGTHCEQKCPEGWFGLSCRQQCQCDNGATCDHVSGACTCSPGWRGTFCEHACPDGFYGLECRQACDCLNGAHCDPVTGQCQCPPGWTGARCAQACPENSYGQNCSHTCHCFNNATCSHVSGRCLCPEGWTGPSCQQACPVGFYGKDCQQRCLCHNGGTCDPATGSCTCPAGWTGLACELACAQGQHGLECQQSCECQHGGLCDRRTGHCLCQPGWTGDKCDTACPEGLFGARCEQLCDCGDNVSCHHVTGTCDCPRGWRGRRCEKACLPGFFGKDCASRCGCPLGVPCHHVTGQCGCPPGLTGSGCEKPCQPGTFGEGCAQICQCSGATQECHPVTGACVCPPGFHGPACQLECSPGWYGRDCERRCRCRNGGRCDSATGMCHCPAGFIGADCAIGCPAGRYGQDCAGLCPCGAGVPCHPVTGDCVCPPGRAGPTCEQGCEKHRYGPGCQQRCSCHNGGLCHPADGSCSCAPGWTGKSCDSECPPGSFGAACQLRCPCLHNATCHPATGACRCPHGHYGPLCEHSCPPGFHGEGCQQRCDCEHGAGCDPVTGRCRCPPGLRGERCHTGCKEGTYGEGCQHLCDCPSDVPCDPVTGRCLCPPGRTGPTCAAECQPTQFGPECSLACQCAPSSSYCNARNGQCLCLHGHTGPTCREATQSLPPTRPPPPPEGLQPAEE; encoded by the exons ctctcaaCTCGTGTGCCCTGAACAACGGAGGCTGTGAGCACGACTGTGTGCAGGTGACCCTGGCCCAGCACCGCTGCCAGTGCAGGCACAACTACCAGCTGCACCAGGATGGCAAACGCTGCATCC tgagGAACCCGTGCTCTGACAGGAACGGGGGCTGCATGCAGCGCTGCCTCAGCCACCGCGGCCGTGCCCGCTGCGAGTGCCACCCCGGCTACCTGCTGGCCCCTGATGGCAAGGCCTGTGAAG ATGTGAACGAGTGCCTGACAGGGCTGGCCATGTGTGCACACCAGTGCCTCAACACCCGGGGCTCCTTCAAGTGCACCTGTAACCCAGGCTACGAGTTGGGGGCGGACGGCAAGCGCTGCTACC GCATAGAGATGGAGATTGTGAACAGCTGTGAGACCAACAATGGGGGCTGCTCCCACGTGTGCCACCACACCAGCTCTGGCCCAGTCTGCACCTGTAACTTTGGCTTTAGGCTGGAAGAGGACCAGAAGTCGTGCACTG ATATCAATGAGTGTGACACGGGCTCTCACTGCTGTCAGCAGGACTGCTACAATTACCCTGGGGGCTATGAGTGCTCCTGCCATGCTGGGTACAGGCTCAGCACCGATGGCTGTGGCTGTGATG ATGTGGATGAGTGCTCTGCCAACAACGGTGGGTGTGAACACACGTGCCAGAACCTGCCAGGCTCCTTCCAGTGTGGCTGTGACATTGGGCACAAGCTGGATGAAGACAGAAGGAGCTGCATCT ccctcgAGGACACGGTGGAGGCCCTGGATGGCCGGCGCCCCGTCATCCGCCCCATCCCTCACGTGGCCATCCTGCGGGACGAGCTCACCCAGCTCTTCAGCCACGACtacgaggaagaggaggaggagctggaagcacGAGGGGAGCACACGCTGTCGGAGAAGTTCG TCTGCCTGGAGCACACGTTTGGCCCCGACTGCAGCCTGACCTGCGACGACTGCCAGAACGGAGCCACCTGCAGCGCCGAGGGCAGCGGCTGCCTCTGCGCGGCTGGCTGGACCGGCGTGCTCTGCAACCAGA cTTGCCCGGCCGGCACCTTCGGCAGcaactgcagccagagctgccgGTGCCAGAACGGCGGCACCTGTGACCCTGCCAGCGGCGCCTGCCGCTGCCCGCCCGGCGTGGCTGGAGAGCTCTGCCAGGATG GGTGCCCCAAGGGATTTTATGGGAAGCACTGCAGGAAGAAGTGCAACTGTGCCAACCGGGGTCACTGCCATCGGATCTACGGCGCCTGCCTGTGCGATCCCGGCTTGTACGGCCGGTTCTGCCACCTGG cgTGCCCCAAGTGGGTGTTTGGAGCCGGCTGCTCCGAGGAGTGTCAGTGCCTGCAGCGCAACTCGCGGGACTGCGACGCCAGGGACGGCTCCTGCCGCTGCAAACCCGGCTACCGCGGCCAGCGCTGCCAGCACA GCTGTGACCCTGGGTATTATGGGGATGGCTGCAAGAAGaagtgcagctgctctgcaggagtgCCCTGTGACCCTGTCACTGGGGAGTGTCACAAGGAGTGTCCCCCAGGCTACCACGGCGAGCACTGCGACCAAG AGTGCCCTGAGGGGACATTTGGGCCAGGCTGTCAGCATTCCTGTGCCTGTGGAGAAGCATCCTGTGACAGGAGCACGGGGCAGTGCCACTGCCCACCTGGCTGGACAGGACACGACTGTGCCCaag cctgccctgaggGTCTCTGGGGGCCGGGCTGCCAGGAGATCTGCCCCGACTGTGCCAACAACGCCAGCTGTGACCGTGCCACCGGAGCCTGTGTGTGCCCACCTGGCTACaccgggcagcgctgccaggaTG TGTGTCCACCCGGCTGGTTCGGCCCTGcctgccagctgagctgcagctgtggcaaCGAGGGACATTGCCATCCTGTGACGGGGACGTGCAGCTGCCCGCCCGGCTGGACAGGGCACCACTGCCAGAGAG ccTGTGACCTGGGGCGCTGGGGCCCTGACTGTGCCCACGCCTGCAACTGCAGCAACAGCGACGGCAGCTGCAGCGCTGAGAGCGGGCAGTGCCTGTGCGAGGCCGGCTACACGGGCACCCACTGTGAGCAGA AGTGCCCAGAGGGGTGGTTTGGGCTGAGCTGTCGGCAACAGTGCCAGTGTGACAATGGAGCCACCTGTGACCACGTCAGTGGGGCCTGtacctgcagcccaggctggcgAGGAACCTTCTGTGAGCACG CCTGCCCTGATGGATTTTATGGACTGGAGTGTCGGCAGGCCTGTGACTGCCTGAATGGTGCCCACTGTGACCCTGTGACAGGGCAGTGCCAGTGTCCCCCAGGCTGGACTGGTGCCCGCTGTGCCCAGG cctgcccGGAGAACAGCTACGGCCAGAACTGCAGCCACACCTGCCACTGCTTCAACAACGCCACCTGCAGCCACGTCAGCGGCCGCTGCCTCTGCCCCGAGGGGTGGACGGGACCCTCGTGCCAGCAAG CCTGCCCAGTGGGGTTTTATGGGAAGGACTGCCAGCAGCGCTGCCTCTGCCACAACGGCGGCACCTGCGACCCGGCCACGGGGAGCTGCACTTGTCCTGCGGGCTGGACGGGGCTGGCCTGTGAGCTGG cctgtgcccagggccagcacgGCCTGgagtgccagcagagctgtgagtgcCAGCACGGGGGGCTCTGTGACCGCCGCACCGGGCACTGCCTCTGCCAGCCCGGCTGGACCGGTGACAAGTGTGACACAG CTTGTCCGGAGGGGCTGTTTGGGGCGcgctgtgagcagctctgtgactgTGGGGACAACGTCTCGTGCCACCACGTCACCGGCACCTGTGACTGCCCCCGGGGCTGGAGGGGCCGGCGCTGTGAGAAAG CCTGCCTGCCAGGTTTCTTTGGGAAGGACTGTGCCAGTCgctgtggctgtcccctggGAGTGCCCTGTCACCACGTCACCGGCCAGTGCGGCTGCCCGCCAGGACTGACCGGCTCTGGATGCGAAAAAC CCTGCCAGCCAGGGACCTTTGGGGAGGGCTGTGCTCAGATCTGCCAGTGCTCCGGAGCCACCCAGGAGTGTCACCCTGTCACCGGGGCCTGTGTCTGTCCCCCTGGCTTCCACGGTCCTGCCTGCCAGCTGG AGTGCTCCCCGGGCTGGTACGGCCGGGACTGCGAGCGGCGGTGCCGGTGCAGGAATGGGGGACGCTGTGACAGTGCCACGGGGATGTGCCACTGCCCCGCGGGATTCATCGGAGCTGACTGCGCCATCg gaTGCCCTGCTGGTCGCTATGGCCAGgactgtgcagggctgtgtccctgtggggcCGGTGTCCCCTGTCACCCTGTCACTGGAGACTGCGTGTGCCCTCCGGGCAGAGCTGGCCCCACGTGTGAGCAAG GTTGTGAGAAGCATCGCTACGGGCCGGGCTGCCAGCAGCGCTGCTCCTGCCACAACGGGGGGCTCTGCCACCCCGCCGatggctcctgctcctgtgccccagggTGGACGGGCAAATCCTGTGATTCAG AATGCCCTCCGGGAAGCTTCGGTGCCGCCTGCCAGCTGCgctgcccctgcctgcacaACGCCACCTGCCACCCGGCCACCGGCGCCTGCCGCTGTCCCCACGGCCACTACGGGCCCCTGTGCGAGCACA GCTGTCCCCCGGGGTTCCATGGAGAGGGCTGCCAGCAGCGCTGTGACTGCGAGCACGGAGCGGGCTGTGACCCCGTCACCGGGCGCTGCCGCTGtcccccggggctgcggggcgaGCGCTGTCACACAG GCTGCAAGGAAGGGACGTACGGCGAGGGGTGCCAGCATCTCTGTGACTGCCCCAGTGATGTCCCCTGTGACCCGGTGACCGGGCGCTGCCTGTGCCCCCCGGGCAGAACCGGCCCCACGTGTGCTGCAG AGTGCCAGCCCACCCAGTTCGGCCCCGAGTGCAGCCTGGCATGCCAGTgtgcccccagcagctcctaCTGCAACGCCAGGAACgggcagtgcctgtgcctgcaCGGCCACACGGGACCCACCTGCCGCGAAG